A genome region from Cryptosporidium parvum Iowa II chromosome 8, whole genome shotgun sequence includes the following:
- a CDS encoding sugar phosphate permease with 11 transmembrane domains, whose product MEELKLNNAINSNYCEEEEIDLCANDELRLFDRSNYLEKYESCDDSMYSTSTGFPSCDGSSKSSRNYNSIDNLCMLMGNGSNGVIKPGIVVRQGDECQKMSNLENVNIENILSSKKRMINLRYEWFISKLMDLTMMKKLLPSMSKDEYNKFFLAYLSYLVLYSTRKPFSVVKLQIQEDLSLSTSVLGWIDTTFLGSYAFGQLIIPTMFENFKVNEYICISFICSAITSLIFGISYSSTSLLLSWFFNGLFHAGVYPMLVKYLITCFGVSERGRILGVWTTSQQVGAMASTAFSASICLKLGWRSVFYIPSIFVFLFGIIVLKYLKKPKNLYIYDNVGNKELNENNMVLVMMEDSNNNKEVNNEIKFNREEELEAIGIVKPARIDRVEKEEDYEELGSIAEGTHQEEIENGMTKYSSNLLDSRSNPLLASSSHLINGEEEEEEGEAYLNEPDNLGFENHQIQDMSANSSSNSGSSSQLLMQKSLSEKENDSMTDLHMEDGDKFINDGFGTSLSIEKSEFSDHLSYISELSPTKKNRKQLNNKDTTNGSNGDFTQNPNLKENNVENNIYSSFDIQNMDDVGFVEKLIILLKIPNILNIAISYYFIKLIRYSMLFWLPYYLIRELNYGPSVAGYSSMLFDIGGIAGAISAGAIADTYFGGKRILVACYMSIFVSLSISYFMIITKTGLNLLILFGIAFMGFCVSGPDSILGSTAAQDVFDKSNITTKSIDSMATGIVNGLGAFGAVTQGTLTAYISEYYGWSALFLCLLLFSTFSFLILIPASYTKEQKSLV is encoded by the coding sequence ATGGAGGAACTAAAGCTAAATAATGCAATCAATAGTAATTATTGCGAAGAGGAGGAGATCGATTTATGCGCTAATGATGAACTGAGATTATTTGACAGATCTAACTATTTGGAAAAGTATGAGAGTTGTGATGATTCAATGTATTCAACTTCGACAGGGTTTCCTTCTTGTGATGGAAGCTCAAAGTCAAGTAGAAATTACAATAGTATAGATAATTTATGTATGTTAATGGGAAATGGAAGTAATGGTGTGATTAAGCCAGGAATAGTAGTAAGACAAGGAGATGAGTGCCAGAAAATGTCTAATTTGGAAAATGTTAATAtcgaaaatattttaagtTCAAAAAAGAGAATGATAAATTTGAGGTATGAATGGTTCATTAGCAAGTTAATGGATTTAACAATGATGAAAAAGTTACTCCCTAGTATGTCAAAAGACGAGTATaacaaattctttttgGCTTATTTATCATATTTAGTTTTGTATTCAACGAGAAAGCCATTTTCAGTTGTTAAGTTACAAATACAAGAAGATTTATCACTTTCTACATCTGTTTTGGGATGGATAGATACAACTTTTTTGGGTTCTTACGCATTTGgccaattaataattccgACGATGTTTGAAAACTTTAAAGTGAATGAGTACATATGCATATCATTTATTTGTTCAGCTATTacatcattaatatttgggATTTCTTATAGCTCAACTTCTCTTTTGTTATCTTGGTTTTTCAATGGTTTATTCCATGCAGGCGTATATCCAATGCtagttaaatatttaataacttGTTTTGGAGTGAGTGAAAGAGGAAGGATTTTAGGTGTTTGGACAACAAGCCAACAAGTTGGAGCAATGGCTTCCACAGCATTTTCAGCTTCAATTTGTTTAAAGTTAGGATGGAGGTCTGTATTTTATATTCCatcaatttttgtttttctttttggaATCATAGtattaaagtatttaaagaaaccaaagaatttatatatttacgATAATGTAGGAAATAAGGAATTAAACGAAAATAATATGGTTTTAGTAATGATGGAAGACTCCAATAACAACAAAGAAGTTAATAATGAGATAAAGTTCAATAGAGAAGAGGAGCTAGAAGCTATTGGTATAGTAAAGCCTGCCAGAATAGATAGGgttgaaaaagaagaagattaTGAGGAGTTGGGAAGTATTGCGGAAGGGACGCATCAAGAAGAGATAGAAAATGGGATGACCAAGTACAGTAGCAACTTATTAGATTCAAGGAGCAATCCTTTGCTGGCTTCTTCATCTCATTTGATAAATggagaagaagaagaagaagaaggaGAGGCTTATTTGAATGAACCAGACAATTTGGGATTTGAGAACCATCAAATTCAAGATATGTCTGCAAATTCAAGTTCAAATAGTGGTAGTAGCagtcaattattaatgcaAAAAAGTCTTTCAGAGAAGGAAAACGACTCTATGACTGATTTACATATGGAAGATGGAGATAAATTCATAAATGATGGCTTTGGTACATCATTAAGCATAGAAAAATCAGAATTTAGTGATCATTTAAGTTATATTTCAGAGCTCTCTCCaacaaaaaagaatagAAAGCAGTTAAACAATAAGGATACAACAAATGGTAGTAATGGAGATTTTACACAGAATccaaatttaaaagaaaataatgtggaaaataatatctaCTCTTCATTtgatattcaaaatatggACGATGTAGGCTTTGtagagaaattaataatattattaaagataccaaatatattaaacaTAGCAATAAGTTACTATTTCATAAAATTGATTAGATATTCAATGCTATTTTGGTTAccttattatttaatacgtgaattaaattatgGTCCTTCAGTTGCAGGATACTCATCAATGCTATTTGATATTGGCGGTATTGCAGGTGCAATTTCTGCAGGTGCAATAGCTGATACATATTTTGGaggaaaaagaattttggTTGCATGTTATATGTCGATATTTGTTTCCTTGAGTATATCATATTTCATGATAATCACAAAAACAGGATTAAATTTacttattttatttggtATTGCTTTTATGGGATTCTGCGTTTCGGGCCCTGATAGTATTTTGGGTTCAACTGCAGCTCAGGATGTTTTTGATAAATCTAATATTACAACTAAATCTATTGATTCTATGGCAACAGGTATTGTTAATGGGTTGGGAGCATTTGGTGCTGTCACTCAAGGCACTCTTACTGCCTATATTAGCGAATATTATGGATGGAGTGCTCTTTTCCTTTgtttattacttttttccactttttcatttctaattttgATTCCTGCATCTTATACTAAAGAACAAAAGTCATTAGTATAA
- a CDS encoding sacsin like HSP90 chaperone domain, likely plant origin has product MQNEQTKKHIQEIRESLFVSNKSQRDRQDRSIGILSNELYSSFGRVLLELLQNADDSNFNFNEIGEGIPQVYILLRWDCLVFHINEKGMTRENIESVCDIGNSSKKNSESRYFTGEKGIGYRSIFKITDNPCIFSGGYSIKFSSKPDEEIELSYIVPKWIEESDFPEVVKTIHSNISLYGTPWRFDNIRSEFGPKFVQSSSNLGTLHYLPFEKNMKQKFSSILSAIRNTFVHDILLFLRNIKSIVVDVEPRKDSDFCSFEKNTIYPLLRRRLTLNDLISVPDISQSLGETFNLDEFKDDSLSSIKSFRFTKIEIAQFDDDDLDLNKGKLLRESLISSKYLIVDWEIPISEDQKLESSTLRDRATRSSTVWSIALPLFHSNLRLEIDKGERIINSSSFSFGSSTFGKHKRVTGKLFCTFPLNHRIYLPFHVNIQDLILTANREDVMADNIWNSTILDVIFKKQIPQFVASMINPKLSCSRKSCLINQKYSLFMSNLLTSKSLPLQTMQESSFDYNLKPFVLNTSEFIKFSWLPPKLDNLNQCQNYCTLSSICIDELVKKPVFMNIDGSFCFLDKISTNIQFNDLCIKNNTFHEGFCIFCNLHWNFLYMLSVHMRPVLHPSLIGGHTCMHFLCTRPLQMLQVLVAQIISSYNVRNLDILKIFLELKPLKFLESISDEELLILYSYLFPQKEGDVESLKEFEGISGLPIIPTREGKRVSIEKSSIVKVYISDESFDSYFQEHCLQKYSEIIGKVCPFEFFSDRVYKIAPYRIKSMINQDFKIEKITPSIFFKLIAEQVDLLLEKGWENAINSDIQKLLLKITPLAIEEASIVEDDNRFLIKLPIVVQTYSPSFLKALLYNKDLPKSYANEEELLNKNKLARCSRMITSSLKCNRCKNETRENEVMVYPTSVALRMSQVSKSLTSLILLHSSWERSNKFSSKSYSNFDQLKTSNSNRKNVKDKTSIYNSDKSFEYKGLTIVPPLWPPLVEWVFPKVSDRFHFVEISSDYIVQNSDHLNENDKDLAFRVFTNKFINLLEQWYVGCNFDRLPPKTDASPLSWMVDRNIYPISSSHCFYCKHLIYVMRAGAIIQIANEYSRRSYNSSFLNEILSSYPWIPISLYNDNYFSYYMSQINNEQIQDCDTVDFCEDLLLSRPSELFIPKINKNLDGIIKHISQIVLNLLPVTLRNGYKIPKSRENNEPCSAHYTLNRTEEDIGNESKLISETLEEVGVTTQISSISLIRILRDYKRVMNIRDNEVVQKSRQIKLKPSYDPDLNHIIELAIFGFGITKEKLFASDWWPSLMDEWSNFDDNSLNRSLHRPSDIEMISDIYHILGHQTDFDISMNIKKVFYNESLLYIPLMKSTLYNWVPIDYNNMVWSDPYDFFHGTFIVLSKFINKSKISNLRPFFLSLVSEQPIHHHYAYLWLRECPNLLKDESKEGKIKFESFINVSINTFLKVFQKMSQSKKNSWWSEFLDNAKIPIKGIYKFLKREQCCVEDFPIGSLRSDSFQIPLAISSSPSSQFFYKDILKVKTLSECYKVTYKVNYGRNIRSHIKFANKGKNKIWLTLEFWGILILLFKHKSLDIYLSIMRILEEKKTFDSEQSLTSKNSNHSVTDCEFCVSESEILEQISNSYEFEPLSVSERYSNANEEIAYQIANWLISFVNTYEVEVDDIELKFDLNINDKHLPKTSRRKIGVLFRQIPNKNSASILLVNKSMDKSNQLKDLYTLLLDPLKGLTGLNSIINIDLYELLILSSSQRLLLLSKHVPILDDLSSKRDERFTVDNVVKEGFELLKKCSRSGCLLRKDTDIENKSLHVEKNDLLSELSIKRVDYNKADNNDPHIKVKNNNTGDYKEMTKNTDVIESNLDSIIKEYIKKNPLSLGNATDESLTIEEITKMVGFWGEKVSFEAIIPNAISRKLTLKSIDHNLIEDYLSRKFVNNYIQNEVIDMEDLKDWTGIEDMKIEDNNIFQDQQRDLFIKCKIKCFKESDTTTIKLIWLNSLNESFLPFDFILLREYFSEEEFSVSRNYKQQVLALIEVKTTKLPIWQFNISGNELLSARKAVDKFKLLIIKDAGSSEPQWALIDDVGGFIQESCTLINGVFEANFSDFCGFNSNTSGVLDNMY; this is encoded by the coding sequence ATGCAAAATGAACAAACAAAGAAGCACATTCAAGAGATAAGAGAGAGCTTATTCgtttcaaataaatctcAAAGAGACAGGCAAGACAGGTCAATAggaatattatcaaatgaaCTTTATTCATCTTTTGGACGTGTATTATTGGAGCTTCTTCAGAATGCAGATGACTctaactttaattttaatgaaatagGTGAGGGTATCCCTCAAGTTTACATATTGTTAAGATGGGATTGTTTGGTATTCcatataaatgaaaaaggGATGACACGTGAAAATATCGAGTCTGTATGCGATATTGGAAATTCGTCTAAAAAGAATTCAGAATCAAGATATTTTACAGGAGAAAAAGGTATTGGATATAGgtcaatatttaaaataactGATAATCCTTGTATATTTAGTGGTGGATACTCTATAAAGTTTTCAAGTAAACctgatgaagaaattgaattgaGTTATATTGTACCAAAATGGATAGAAGAGTCAGATTTCCCAGAAGTAGTAAAAAcaattcattcaaatattagTTTATATGGGACTCCTTGGAGGTTTGATAATATAAGATCTGAATTTGGGCCTAAATTTGTCCAAAGTTCAAGCAACTTAGGAACATTGCACTATCTTCCATTTGAGAAGAACATGAAACAGAAATTCTCATCAATTTTATCTGCAATTCGTAACACTTTCGTACATGATATTCTTCTctttttgagaaatattaaatcaatagTGGTAGATGTTGAGCCCAGAAAAGACTCGGATTTTTGTTCCTTTGAAAAGAATACAATTTATCCACTTTTAAGAAGGAGATTAACTTTAAATGACTTGATTTCAGTTCCTGATATTTCTCAAAGTCTAGGTGAAACTTTCAACCTAGATGAATTCAAAGATGATAGtctttcttcaataaaaagTTTCAGATTTACAAAAATTGAGATAGCCCAATTTGATGATGACGATTTAGATTTGAATAAAGGAAAACTATTAAGAGAGagtttaatttcttctaaatACCTTATAGTGGACTGGGAAATACCAATTTCAGAGGATCAAAAGCTTGAGAGCTCCACTCTCAGAGATAGAGCTACAAGATCTTCAACAGTATGGTCTATTGCTCTTCCTTTGTTCCATTCAAATTTGAGACTTGAAATAGATAAAGGTGAAAGGATAATAAACTCATCTTCATTCTCGTTTGGTTCATCAACTTTTGGAAAACATAAAAGGGTTACAGGAAAGTTGTTTTGTACGTTCCCTTTGAACCATAGAATCTATCTTCCATTTCATGTTAATATCCAAGATTTGATTTTAACAGCAAATAGAGAGGATGTCATGGCTGACAATATCTGGAATTCTACAATTCTTGATgttattttcaagaaaCAAATCCCACAATTTGTTGCTAGTATGATTAATCCAAAATTATCATGCTCAAGAAAATCTTGCTTAATTAACCAAAAATATTCTCTTTTTATGAGTAATTTACTCACTTCAAAGTCTTTGCCGTTACAAACAATGCAGGAATCAAGCTTTGATTACAACTTAAAACCATTCGTTTTAAATACttcagaatttattaaatttagttGGCTCCCGCCAAAACTTGACAACCTGAACCAATGCCAAAACTATTGCACATTATCTTCGATTTGTATTGATGAGTTAGTCAAAAAGCCTGTGTTTATGAACATTGATGGCTCATTTTGCTTTCTTGATAAAATTTCCACGAATATTCAATTCAATGATCTTTGCATAAAAAACAATACTTTCCATGAAGgtttttgtattttttgcAATTTACATTGGAATTTTCTCTACATGCTGAGTGTCCACATGAGACCGGTATTGCACCCCTCACTGATAGGCGGGCAcacatgcatgcattttcTTTGCACGAGGCCATTGCAAATGTTGCAAGTTTTGGTAGCacaaataatatcatcataTAATGTAAGGAATTTGGAtatattgaagatttttttagaattgaaacctttgaaatttttggaGAGTATTTCTGATGaggaattattaatattatatagCTATTTATTTCCTCAGAAAGAAGGAGATGTGGAAAGtttgaaagaatttgaagGAATTTCAGGTTTGCCAATTATACCTACTAGGGAGGGTAAGAGAGTTTCTATAGAAAAATCGAGTATTGTGAAAGTTTACATTTCAGATGAATCGTTTGATAGTTACTTTCAAGAACATTGCTTGCAAAAGTATTCCGAAATAATAGGAAAAGTATGCccatttgaattttttagtGATAGGGTATATAAAATAGCTCCATACAGAATAAAGAGCATGATTAACCAAGATTTTAAGATTGAGAAGATAACTCcatctattttttttaaattaattgctGAACAGGTTGATTTATTACTCGAAAAAGGATGGGAAAATGCAATTAATAGTGATATACAGAAACTACTTCTCAAAATTACTCCTTTGGCAATAGAGGAGGCAAGCATTGTAGAGGATGATAATCGCTTTCTAATTAAGCTTCCAATAGTAGTTCAGACTTATTCTCCTTCATTTTTAAAGGCTTTACTTTACAATAAGGATCTACCAAAAAGCTATGCAAATGAAGAAGAGTTGTTAAACAAGAACAAACTGGCTAGGTGTTCTAGAATGATCACATCTAGTTTGAAGTGTAATAGATGCAAGAATGAAACAAGAGAAAATGAGGTTATGGTGTATCCTACTTCTGTAGCTTTAAGAATGTCTCAGGTAAGCAAGTCATTGACATCTTTAATTCTACTTCATTCAAGCTGGGAAAGGTCCAATAAGTTTAGTTCAAAGtcatattcaaattttgacCAACTAAAAACATCAAATAGCAATCGGAAAAATGTTAAAGACAAAACTTCAATATATAATTCCGATAAATCATTTGAATACAAAGGTTTGACGATTGTCCCTCCTTTATGGCCTCCATTGGTTGAATGGGTATTTCCAAAAGTATCTGATAGGTTTCACTTTGTGGAGATATCATCAGATTATATCGTCCAAAATTCGGATCATTTAAATGAGAATGATAAAGATTTGGCATTCAGGGTATTCactaataaatttattaaccTTCTTGAACAGTGGTATGTAGGATGTAACTTTGATAGATTACCTCCAAAAACAGATGCATCTCCATTGAGTTGGATGGTTgatagaaatatttatccAATTAGTTCATCGCATTGTTTTTATTGTAAACATTTAATTTATGTAATGAGAGCTGGAGCAATCATCCAAATAGCTAATGAATATTCAAGACGTTCATATAACTCATcttttttgaatgaaatattatcaagTTACCCATGGATAccaatttcattatataatgataattattttagCTATTATATGAGCCAGATTAATAATGAACAAATACAAGATTGTGATACGGTGGATTTTTGTGAAGATTTGCTATTAAGCAGACCGAGTGAACTGTTTATTcccaaaattaataaaaacttGGATGGAATTATTAAGCATATCTCTCAAATTGTATTGAATTTGTTACCAGTAACTTTAAGGAATGGATATAAGATTCCAAAATCAcgtgaaaataatgaaccTTGTTCTGCTCATTATACATTAAATAGAACAGAGGAAGATATTGGTAATGAATCAAAACTAATATCAGAAACTTTGGAAGAGGTTGGCGTCACAACTCAGATTTCTTCCATATCTTTAATTCGAATTTTGCGAGATTATAAGAGGGTAATGAATATTAGGGATAATGAAGTGGTTCAAAAAAGTAGGCAGATCAAATTAAAGCCTTCATATGACCCTGATTTAAACCATATTATAGAATTGGCAATTTTTGGATTTGGTATAACTAAAGAAAAGTTATTTGCTTCAGATTGGTGGCCTTCTTTAATGGATGAATGGtcaaattttgatgataattcattaaacCGAAGCCTTCATCGCCCCTCGGACATCGAAATGATTTCTGATATTTATCATATTTTAGGCCATCAGAcagattttgatatttcaatGAACATTAAAAAGGTATTTTACAATGAAAGTTTGCTTTATATTCCATTGATGAAGAGTACTTTGTATAATTGGGTACCTAttgattataataatatggtTTGGTCAGATCCATATGATTTCTTTCATGGAACATTTATTGTTCTCAGcaagtttattaataaaagtaaaattAGTAATTTAAGACCATTCTTTTTATCTTTAGTTTCAGAACAACCAATACATCACCATTATGCTTATTTATGGCTAAGGGAATGCCCAAATTTACTTAAAGATGAGTCTAAAGAAggaaaaatcaaatttgaatctttCATTAACGTATCaattaatacatttttgaaagtttttcagaaaatgaGTCAATCTAAAAAGAATTCGTGGTGGAGTGAGTTTCTCGATAACGCAAAGATACCAATTAAGGgtatttataaatttctGAAGCGTGAACAATGTTGTGTGGAAGATTTCCCTATTGGAAGCTTAAGAAGTGATAGCTTTCAGATTCCATTGGCAATTTCATCGTCCCCAAGTtctcaatttttttataaagatattttaaaagtaAAAACACTCTCAGAATGTTACAAAGTAACTTATAAAGTTAATTATGGACGTAATATTAGAAGTCATATAAAATTTGCaaataaaggaaaaaataaaatatggCTAACTTTGGAATTTTGGGGTATCTTGATACTCTTATTTAAACACAAATCTcttgatatttatttgtcAATCATGAGaatattagaagaaaaaaaaacttttgATAGTGAACAATCTTTAACGAGCAAGAATTCAAATCATTCAGTTACTGACTGTGAATTTTGTGTATCCGAAAGTGAAATACTTGaacaaatttcaaattcttatGAATTCGAGCCACTTTCAGTTTCTGAAAGATATTCTAATGcaaatgaagaaatagCTTACCAAATAGCTAATTGGCTTATTTCATTTGTAAATACTTATGAAGTTGAGGTTGACGATATTGAGCTTAAGTTTgatcttaatattaatgacaAACATTTACCAAAAACGAGCAGAAGGAAGATTGGTGTATTATTTAGACAGATTCCCAATAAGAATTCAGCTTCAATATTACTTGTGAATAAAAGTATGGATAAAAGTAACCAACTTAAGGATTTGTATACTTTGCTATTGGATCCATTAAAAGGTTTGACAGGTTTAAATagtataattaatattgatttgtACGAACTCTTGATTCTTTCCAGCTCACAAAGACTTTTACTACTTTCAAAACATGTTCCAATTTTGGATGATCTAAGTAGTAAAAGAGATGAGCGTTTCACAGTGGATAATGTAGTTAAAGAAGGTTTTGAACTACTTAAAAAGTGTTCAAGAAGCGGATGTTTGTTAAGAAAAGATAcagatattgaaaataaatcattacatgttgaaaaaaatgatttattaagtgaattatcaattaaaagagttgattataataaagctgataataatgatccacatattaaagttaaaaataataatactggTGATTACAAAGAAATGACTAAAAATACAGATGTAATAGAGAGTAACTTGGACTCAATAATCAAAgaatatataaagaaaaatccTCTTTCTCTGGGAAATGCAACAGATGAGAGTCTTACAATAGAAGAAATCACGAAAATGGTGGGGTTTTGGGGTGAGAAAGTTTCTTTTGAAGCCATAATCCCAAATGCAATCTCACGTAAGCTGACCTTGAAATCTATTGAtcataatttaattgaagaCTACTTATCTAGAAAGtttgtaaataattatattcaaaatgaaGTAATAGATATGGAAGACTTGAAAGATTGGACAGGAATTGAGGATATGAAAATTGaggataataatatatttcagGATCAGCAAAGAGACCTATTTATAAAATGCAAGATCAAGTGTTTTAAAGAGTCAGATACGACAACTATTAAACTAATTTGGTTAAATTCACTTAATGAGAGTTTTCTTCCTTTTGACTTCATTCTATTAAGAGAATACTTTTctgaagaagaattttcaGTTTCCCGGAATTACAAACAACAAGTCCTAGCTTTAATAGAAGTAAAAACCACTAAACTACCAATTTGGcagtttaatatttcaggGAATGAGCTCCTATCTGCCAGAAAAGCTGTAGACAAATTTAAACTATTGATAATTAAGGATGCAGGCTCAAGTGAGCCACAATGGGCTCTAATTGATGACGTTGGAGGATTTATTCAAGAAAGTTGCACATTAATTAATGGAGTGTTTGAAGCAAATTTTAGTGATTTCTGTggttttaattcaaatacttCAGGTGTATTGGACAATATGTATTAA
- a CDS encoding DNA polymerase delta2, inactive calcineurin like phosphatase subunit, which produces MKLEKDVKSLKRPEVDIKNECERFRVKDYSFPHQYCHLCFSRFMSLRPFLLKAVQRKWKCHLSVEQEKVEKIASQGNPEDRSIPILNELKDMKIESECIIMGFVTKEMKNRPTILDEYLQDIEEATKNSQLSNYTSNDDKVYIEDSSSRIPLTLKEDVFSMNNLISGTILAVRGVQNSGGNFLVSDLTFASPPEEIIGKEYTLGKSSQPVYLAFVSGLNIGSEIENSLSLQLFRDFIMGVSSYSSEHKLLSSQIAYLIIAGNIIRLLDTAKETVTGTGTKLVVNNELLSSRLGVVDSFISQLASTISLAIMPGEDDPVPISLPQPPFQPYIFKNSRNYQSFNSFTNPCLFSINNVRVTGVSGQCISKISLFSSYSKPIDALKFCVESRNIAPTCPDVIPTYPFFDRDPFALDYTDESFPQVIFAGNQSEFGSYRFPNNGPLCFTIPEFSNNPTLVLLDINSYELKTISFKTSLSI; this is translated from the coding sequence atgaaattagaaaaagatGTTAAGAGCCTGAAACGGCCGGAAGTAGATATTAAGAATGAATGTGAACGATTTAGAGTAAAAGATTACAGCTTTCCACACCAGTACTGCCACTTATGTTTTTCAAGGTTCATGAGTTTGCGtccatttttattgaaagcAGTACAGAGAAAGTGGAAGTGCCATCTTTCAGTAGAACAGGAAAAAGTTGAGAAGATTGCAAGTCAGGGTAACCCTGAGGATAGATCGATACCTATTTTGAATGAGCTTAAAGATATGAAAATTGAGTCTGAATGCATTATCATGGGGTTTGTGACAAaggaaatgaaaaataGACCAACAATTTTGGATGAGTATCTTCAAGATATCGAAGAGGCTACAAAGAACAGTCAATTAAGCAATTATACTAGTAATGATGACAAGGTTTATATAGAGGATAGTTCATCAAGAATTCCATTGACTCTAAAAGAAGATGTATTTTCaatgaataatttgatttctGGTACCATACTAGCAGTAAGGGGAGTACAAAATTCAGGGGGCAACTTTCTAGTCTCGGATTTGACTTTTGCCTCTCCTCCTGAAGAGATTATTGGAAAAGAATATACATTAGGGAAGTCTTCTCAGCCAGTATATTTGGCTTTTGTTTCCGGTTTAAATATAGGATCAGAAATAGAGAATTCATTATCTTTACAATTATTTCGTGATTTCATTATGGGAGTTTCTTCATATAGTAGCGAACACAAACTTTTATCATCACAAATTGCTTACTTAATTATAGCAGGAAACATTATTAGACTTTTAGATACTGCAAAAGAGACTGTTACTGGTACTGGAACCAAGTTAGTTGTAAATAATGAGTTGCTTTCAAGCAGGCTTGGTGTGGTTGATTCCTTTATTTCTCAGCTGGCTTCCACTATATCTCTTGCGATCATGCCTGGAGAGGATGATCCTGTTCCAATTTCTCTTCCTCAACCTCCTTTCCAGCcttatatattcaaaaattcaagaaacTATCAGTCGTTTAATTCTTTCACAAATCCTTGCTTGTTTTCTATTAACAATGTAAGAGTAACTGGTGTTTCTGGCCAATGTATTTCAAAGATTTCtctattttcttcatattcGAAGCCTATTGATGCTCTCAAATTTTGTGTTGAATCAAGAAATATTGCTCCTACATGCCCTGATGTAATACCTACTTACCCATTCTTCGATCGTGATCCTTTTGCTTTGGATTATACCGATGAATCTTTTCCACAAGTCATTTTTGCAGGAAATCAATCAGAATTTGGGTCATATAGATTCCCTAATAATGGACCATTATGCTTCACCATTCCTGAGTTCTCTAATAACCCTACTTTGGTGCTTTTAGATATAAATTCATATGAACTCAAAACAATATCTTTTAAAACAAGTCtttcaatataa
- a CDS encoding hypothetical protein (similar to SLD5), giving the protein INKSWINELVSPELLTYCESSIQTLSHSIFKEKEKQRIMEVDGGILGIEDKIERDLINLHINRSTNMLKMYLKQRIMKISEFPDFSIANSRTNNDLNSESNISPEEAIFALKLSKLQWKYLDETISKMKNTLATDSSVPIPAPSLHRSVRFKCIDSIGRVQLQSLVTPENVSFTQFDTQNHFSQNDSEGVINIEKGKIYTCKYEDVRTLLDQNTIQLWPWPPITSNKNYSY; this is encoded by the coding sequence ATTAACAAGTCATGGATCAATGAGTTAGTATCTCCTGAACTATTAACATACTGTGAGTCTTCAATACAAACTCTCTCTCACTctattttcaaagaaaaagaaaaacaaagaaTTATGGAAGTTGATGGAGGAATTCTAGGTATCGAAGATAAAATCGAACGTGATCTAATTAACCTCCATATTAACAGATCAACTAATATGCTCAAAATGTATCTGAAACAGAGAATAATGAAGATTTCAGAATTCCCTGATTTCTCTATTGCTAATTCAAGAACTAATAACGATCTAAACTCTGAATCAAATATCAGTCCTGAAGAAGCTATTTTCGCTTTAAAGCTTTCCAAGCTTCAATGGAAGTATTTAGATGAAACCATCTCCAAGATGAAAAATACCCTAGCAACAGACTCCTCCGTCCCAATTCCAGCCCCATCCTTACATAGATCCGTAAGATTCAAATGCATTGACTCCATTGGAAGAGTTCAATTACAATCTCTTGTAACCCCTGAAAATGTTTCTTTTACTCAATTTGATACTCAAAACCACTTTTCTCAAAATGATTCAGAAGGAGTCatcaatattgaaaaggGAAAGATATATACATGTAAATATGAAGATGTAAGAACTCTTTTGGACCAAAATACCATCCAACTTTGGCCTTGGCCTCCCATTACTAGCAACAAAAACTACTCTTATTAg